The Terriglobus tenax genome contains a region encoding:
- the bcsZ gene encoding cellulose synthase complex periplasmic endoglucanase BcsZ, giving the protein MRWRTTRRASACALLITLAVWFNQGCRAEQTWDLWEKYTVKFMDPQGRVIDHSAEDRTTSEGQAYGMFFALVAGDRVRFDKLLKWTEDNLAGGDMTLRLPAWNWGKSPEGQWGVLDQHPASDADLWMAYTLLEAGRIWRDDRYAKLGTVMAYRIAQSEVVLVPGLGTSIMPGPQGFHPEPSTYVLNPSYLPPFILVRLAKEMPQGPWGTVLDSLPQMLARGSGGGFAMDWVLAGSTGVRPSLTPAQLATGKNEGIPMGSYDAIRVYLWLGISDPGTQGLREMVAPLGGMTNYMRTNLAPPLQVDSSGKVLNTEAPVGFSAALAPYLQLVGLKQQAKSQMDRVTALKDPATGLYGRSGEYYDQNLAMFATGWQEQRFRLDRDGRLKLKWK; this is encoded by the coding sequence ATGCGGTGGAGAACGACAAGGCGGGCAAGCGCGTGCGCGCTGCTGATCACGCTGGCGGTGTGGTTCAACCAGGGCTGCCGCGCAGAGCAGACATGGGACCTGTGGGAAAAGTACACGGTCAAGTTCATGGACCCGCAGGGCCGTGTGATCGACCACAGTGCTGAGGACCGCACCACGAGCGAAGGGCAGGCCTATGGCATGTTCTTCGCGCTGGTGGCCGGGGACCGTGTCCGTTTCGACAAGCTGTTGAAGTGGACTGAGGATAACCTGGCGGGCGGCGATATGACGCTGCGTCTGCCGGCGTGGAACTGGGGCAAGTCGCCGGAGGGCCAGTGGGGTGTCCTGGATCAGCATCCGGCTTCCGATGCCGATCTCTGGATGGCGTACACGCTGCTGGAGGCCGGTCGCATCTGGCGGGACGATCGCTATGCGAAGCTCGGAACGGTGATGGCCTACCGCATTGCGCAGAGCGAAGTGGTGCTGGTGCCTGGGCTGGGAACGTCGATTATGCCCGGACCGCAGGGATTTCATCCGGAGCCATCGACTTATGTGCTGAACCCAAGTTACCTGCCGCCATTTATTCTGGTGCGACTGGCCAAGGAGATGCCGCAGGGACCGTGGGGCACGGTTCTGGACTCGTTGCCGCAGATGCTGGCGCGAGGCAGTGGAGGCGGGTTCGCCATGGACTGGGTGCTTGCCGGATCGACCGGTGTTCGGCCATCGCTGACGCCGGCGCAGCTTGCCACGGGCAAGAACGAAGGCATTCCGATGGGCAGCTATGACGCCATCCGGGTGTACCTGTGGCTGGGTATCAGCGATCCGGGAACGCAGGGGCTGCGGGAGATGGTGGCTCCGCTGGGCGGCATGACGAACTACATGCGCACGAACCTGGCGCCACCGCTGCAGGTGGACTCCTCGGGGAAGGTGCTGAATACGGAGGCCCCGGTTGGGTTTTCGGCGGCACTGGCGCCGTACCTGCAACTGGTGGGATTGAAGCAGCAGGCGAAGTCGCAGATGGACCGTGTGACGGCGTTGAAGGATCCTGCGACTGGTTTGTATGGCCGCAGTGGCGAGTATTACGACCAGAACCTGGCGATGTTTGCCACTGGGTGGCAGGAACAGCGTTTTCGATTGGATCGAGATGGCCGGTTGAAGTTGAAGTGGAAGTAA
- the bcsA gene encoding UDP-forming cellulose synthase catalytic subunit: MTHTSAWREFESGDSLWMKLVRIVVILCGVIVLGTTGMLRLTWPQQAVLGLLMVLVTIWMDRSSRSYLVTLTLMLASMFSTFRYGYWRIATVVEFFQDPGTKWGPLDAFFILTLCVAESYAFIILFLGYLQTIWPLRRTPVALPDDPNEWPEIDLLIPTYNEPLSVVRYTALAAMNIDWPADRLNVYILDDGKREEFRSFCEEAGIGYMTRDDNAHAKAGNINRALKRLNAPLVAIFDCDHVPTRSFLQVTVGWFLRDRKLAMLQTPHHFYSPDPFERNLGQFRIIPNEGELFYGIVQDGNDFWNATFFCGSCAVLRREALDEIGGIAVETVTEDAHTSLRMQINGWNTAYINIPQAAGLATERLSGHVKQRIRWARGMIQVMRTDNPLFAKGLKPAQRLCYFNAMTHFLYGLPRLIFLTAPLIYLVLGHTNIPGYWAAILAYAFPHLVLSSITNSRIQGQHRHSFWNEIYETVLAPYIFLPTMMALVNPKLGSFNVTAKGGVVNRRFFDSRIAQPFLVMLVLNVIGLLMAIPRYFYFSPALPFPFNYLGGLYDGTHPGTIWMNVIWTLFSIMILGVATAVAWESQQRRQTVRITMSVPADVIAPDGTIISGQTADISSGGLQMDVEGNASLHAGDLVKIVFPVLDGDASLPATVVSYDGVQLRAQFDSLTIEEEEALTMVLYSRADTWLGWGESREVDKPLVSLLRILKLAVFGLKQTVQSLMKKKTAGKVATSVAPILVLAAMLAGAGKMQAQSRPMLPATSPNAGGVAPVGGSAQAGAMAAAGRDGGVQARPVPPGQFDNIFTLGDIGVPDTVVLRGVDAYHSTYFSIPQNQVVKTATMHLRYHFSPGLLPAISHLKVSVNGTLFATLPVTTTPNTVGEPADLTPEQKVAAQNSLSNARAFENNALLEATLQMPAEMLVHDNQITFEFVGHYTLQCEDPSHSTLWSHVDTSSTIELAGNLLPLQDDLKLLPLPFYDAAVNLHPSIPIVFLNQPSPKGLQAASIVASYFGILTDYRPVRFPVSYGTIPQGNAIIISENAGELPAALSVTGSTGPTVAMRTNPSDPYSKVLILTGDSPEDAVQAAMGLALQRSMWQGSQVSVQVKHPAASQPDDAPRWLPTDQLRLLGDITQQAELQGDGSVPLGVYMRVPPDLCYDCVAKSNLEFHMEYRYNPVPLANESTLQVYMNGAYVSSTPMPHQDKASAVLQTPVPVPVVNMRPFSNSLMLKFVFQIAKKGKCQDTAPLNLQGAILKGSYLDIRDIPHWAVLPNLELFSNAGYPFTRMKDLSETAVVMPDNAQTDEVEELLTLMGHFGAQTGYPVTDVTVTTADGMKRDSKKDYIVLGTVEDQPALNILKNDLPVRIDGGGLHVQDTQGFFTPLQNAWWKVRSSDHVQTGELQMAGGLPDAIMEGIEWPNNSGRSVVVIATRDHSVIPQFLKTFLRDSQSSDIAQSVSVLHGDKFSSYRIGNYVYHVGYLSLWARLKMFFTQFSWTVVILVMGFCFLMAGLIRVWLRRKARIRLQGE; encoded by the coding sequence ATGACGCACACCTCGGCGTGGCGTGAGTTTGAATCAGGTGACAGTCTTTGGATGAAGCTGGTCAGGATCGTGGTGATCCTGTGCGGCGTGATTGTTCTGGGCACGACGGGAATGCTGCGCCTGACATGGCCACAGCAGGCTGTGCTTGGCCTGTTGATGGTGCTGGTGACGATCTGGATGGACCGCAGCTCGCGCAGCTACCTGGTGACGCTGACGCTGATGTTGGCCTCCATGTTCTCCACCTTCCGGTATGGATACTGGCGTATCGCCACGGTGGTGGAGTTCTTCCAGGACCCCGGAACGAAGTGGGGCCCGCTGGACGCCTTCTTCATCCTGACGCTGTGCGTGGCTGAGAGCTACGCATTCATCATCCTGTTCCTGGGCTACCTGCAGACCATCTGGCCGCTCCGGCGCACGCCGGTGGCTTTGCCGGATGATCCGAACGAGTGGCCCGAGATCGACCTGCTGATTCCGACCTACAACGAGCCGCTGAGCGTGGTTCGTTATACGGCGCTGGCAGCGATGAACATTGACTGGCCGGCCGACAGGCTGAACGTCTACATCCTGGACGACGGCAAGCGGGAAGAGTTCCGCAGCTTCTGCGAAGAGGCAGGCATCGGCTACATGACGCGCGACGACAACGCGCATGCCAAGGCGGGCAATATCAACCGGGCTCTGAAGCGGCTGAATGCTCCGCTGGTGGCGATTTTTGATTGCGACCACGTGCCGACGCGCAGCTTCCTGCAGGTAACAGTGGGCTGGTTCCTGCGTGACCGCAAACTGGCCATGCTGCAGACGCCGCACCACTTTTATTCGCCCGATCCATTTGAGCGCAACCTGGGCCAGTTCCGCATTATTCCCAACGAGGGCGAGCTGTTCTACGGCATTGTGCAGGACGGCAATGACTTCTGGAATGCGACCTTCTTCTGCGGAAGCTGCGCCGTGCTGCGCCGGGAGGCACTAGACGAGATTGGCGGCATCGCGGTGGAGACGGTGACCGAAGACGCGCATACCTCTCTGCGTATGCAGATCAACGGCTGGAACACGGCGTATATCAACATTCCGCAGGCTGCTGGACTTGCAACCGAGCGTTTGAGCGGTCACGTGAAGCAGCGTATCCGCTGGGCGCGCGGCATGATCCAGGTGATGCGTACGGACAACCCGCTGTTTGCCAAGGGACTGAAGCCGGCGCAGCGGCTGTGCTATTTCAACGCGATGACGCACTTCCTGTATGGTCTGCCGCGTTTGATCTTCCTTACGGCTCCGCTGATCTACCTGGTACTGGGGCATACGAATATTCCCGGCTACTGGGCTGCGATTCTTGCCTATGCCTTCCCGCATCTTGTGCTGTCGAGCATTACGAACTCGCGCATTCAGGGGCAGCACCGGCACTCGTTCTGGAACGAGATCTACGAGACCGTACTTGCGCCGTACATCTTTCTGCCGACCATGATGGCGCTGGTGAATCCGAAGCTGGGTTCGTTCAACGTGACGGCGAAGGGCGGCGTTGTGAACCGCCGGTTCTTTGACAGCCGCATCGCGCAGCCCTTCCTTGTGATGCTGGTGTTGAATGTGATCGGGTTGCTGATGGCGATTCCGCGCTATTTTTACTTCTCGCCGGCGCTGCCATTCCCGTTCAACTACCTGGGCGGTCTGTATGACGGCACGCATCCTGGAACGATCTGGATGAACGTGATCTGGACCCTCTTCTCGATCATGATCCTGGGCGTTGCGACTGCGGTTGCGTGGGAGAGCCAGCAGCGGCGGCAGACGGTGCGTATCACCATGAGCGTGCCCGCGGATGTGATCGCTCCGGATGGCACGATCATCTCCGGCCAGACGGCGGACATCTCGAGTGGCGGTCTGCAGATGGATGTGGAGGGCAACGCGTCTCTGCATGCGGGTGACCTGGTGAAGATCGTGTTCCCGGTGCTGGATGGGGATGCTTCTCTGCCGGCGACGGTGGTGTCCTATGACGGCGTGCAACTGCGTGCGCAGTTTGATTCGCTGACGATTGAAGAAGAAGAGGCGCTGACGATGGTGTTGTACTCGCGCGCCGATACGTGGCTTGGATGGGGCGAATCCCGTGAAGTGGACAAGCCGCTGGTAAGCCTGTTGCGCATTTTGAAGCTGGCGGTGTTTGGGTTGAAGCAGACGGTTCAGAGCCTGATGAAGAAGAAGACGGCGGGAAAGGTTGCCACCAGCGTGGCTCCCATCCTGGTGCTGGCAGCGATGCTGGCCGGTGCGGGCAAGATGCAGGCGCAGTCGCGGCCGATGTTGCCGGCGACCTCGCCCAATGCGGGCGGAGTAGCGCCGGTTGGCGGCTCAGCGCAGGCGGGGGCGATGGCTGCCGCGGGGCGTGATGGTGGCGTGCAGGCGCGTCCTGTGCCTCCCGGGCAGTTCGACAACATCTTCACGCTCGGCGATATCGGTGTGCCGGATACGGTTGTACTGCGCGGTGTGGATGCGTACCACTCCACGTATTTCTCGATTCCGCAGAACCAGGTGGTGAAGACCGCGACGATGCACCTGCGGTATCACTTTTCGCCGGGCCTGCTGCCGGCCATCAGCCACCTGAAGGTAAGCGTGAACGGCACGCTGTTTGCCACGCTGCCGGTAACGACGACGCCGAATACGGTGGGTGAGCCTGCCGACCTGACACCCGAGCAGAAGGTTGCAGCGCAGAACAGTCTGAGCAACGCGCGTGCGTTTGAGAACAACGCCCTGCTGGAAGCCACGCTGCAGATGCCGGCAGAGATGCTGGTGCATGACAATCAGATCACCTTTGAGTTTGTAGGCCATTACACGCTGCAGTGCGAGGACCCTTCGCATTCCACGCTGTGGAGCCATGTGGACACCAGCTCGACCATTGAGTTGGCGGGTAACCTGCTGCCTCTGCAGGACGATTTGAAGCTGTTGCCGCTGCCGTTCTATGACGCGGCGGTGAATCTGCATCCGTCGATTCCGATCGTGTTCCTGAACCAGCCCTCGCCGAAGGGCCTGCAGGCCGCGAGCATTGTTGCTTCGTACTTCGGCATTCTGACGGACTACCGTCCTGTACGCTTCCCGGTTTCCTACGGCACGATCCCACAAGGCAACGCGATCATCATCAGCGAGAACGCGGGAGAGCTGCCCGCGGCGCTGAGTGTGACAGGAAGTACAGGGCCAACGGTGGCCATGCGCACCAATCCCAGCGACCCTTATTCCAAGGTGCTGATCCTGACGGGCGACAGTCCGGAAGACGCTGTCCAGGCTGCCATGGGGCTGGCACTGCAACGCAGCATGTGGCAGGGAAGCCAGGTAAGCGTGCAGGTGAAGCATCCCGCGGCCAGCCAGCCGGACGATGCTCCGCGGTGGCTGCCAACCGATCAACTGCGGCTGCTGGGCGATATCACGCAGCAGGCCGAGCTGCAGGGCGACGGCAGCGTCCCGTTGGGCGTGTATATGCGCGTACCGCCGGACCTTTGCTACGACTGCGTGGCCAAGTCGAATCTTGAATTCCACATGGAGTACCGTTACAACCCGGTACCGCTGGCCAACGAAAGCACGTTGCAGGTGTACATGAACGGAGCGTATGTGAGCTCCACGCCCATGCCTCACCAGGACAAGGCAAGCGCCGTGCTGCAGACGCCGGTTCCGGTGCCTGTGGTGAACATGCGGCCGTTCTCGAACTCGCTCATGCTGAAGTTCGTCTTCCAGATTGCGAAGAAGGGCAAGTGCCAGGACACGGCTCCCCTGAACCTGCAGGGAGCGATTCTGAAGGGCTCATACCTGGATATCCGCGATATTCCGCACTGGGCGGTGCTGCCGAACCTGGAACTGTTCTCGAACGCGGGCTATCCATTTACGCGCATGAAGGACCTGTCAGAGACGGCGGTGGTGATGCCGGACAATGCGCAGACCGACGAGGTGGAAGAGCTGCTGACGCTGATGGGGCACTTTGGCGCGCAGACCGGATACCCGGTTACGGATGTGACGGTCACCACGGCCGATGGCATGAAGCGCGACAGCAAGAAGGACTACATCGTTCTGGGAACGGTGGAAGACCAGCCGGCGCTGAACATCCTGAAGAATGATCTTCCTGTGCGTATCGATGGTGGCGGCCTGCATGTGCAGGACACGCAGGGGTTCTTTACACCGCTGCAGAACGCGTGGTGGAAGGTGCGCTCGAGCGACCATGTGCAGACGGGTGAGCTGCAGATGGCCGGCGGACTGCCGGACGCGATCATGGAGGGCATCGAGTGGCCGAATAACTCGGGCCGCTCGGTGGTGGTGATTGCCACGCGCGACCATTCGGTGATTCCGCAGTTCCTGAAGACCTTCCTGCGCGACTCGCAGTCGTCGGATATTGCGCAGTCGGTCAGCGTGCTGCATGGCGACAAGTTTTCGTCCTACCGTATTGGCAACTATGTCTACCATGTTGGCTATCTGTCCCTGTGGGCTCGCCTGAAGATGTTCTTCACGCAGTTCTCCTGGACGGTCGTGATCCTGGTGATGGGCTTCTGCTTCCTGATGGCGGGGCTGATCCGGGTATGGCTGCGCCGCAAGGCCAGAATCCGCCTGCAGGGCGAGTAA
- a CDS encoding cellulose synthase operon protein YhjQ/BcsQ — MDPNNPERSGEQKAAEETPEDVAVLYSWANLQGAKYRDFSASRREFRAQMKHRAAEVARETEEKAKADAEEAARREEESAQRLIQEAADAEEAQRATAAAEAARQAEKAAQDRLEAARHAEAAAAAEAAARRAAREAAEAHAHAEMQQQRWEGHQAQPVVPGEISDPYLKPSHDVEIEHHIHRPHTSSGDRAAALRQSSAIRAAVRVQPGFSSGMKKVPIVDPVTPREPKFTAGEPPAPQEPPRRGYHPDVPTAQMDAYREEPRYEAPARNFIPAPERPLQPYDDRPAVLHRHLDVVDAPVEPVRNFIPPPPAVQQHEVMIPPVHETPVRNYVQPQERMEAIPEKHEPAPPMYRPAPIRQSAVVPAAQREPQPVRPAWLYGDDRGARPQPALPEQAPLQVPDTLQHSRERVASRWFALKGVFDHTQEQVEPQPVRKQEYRIPTLVVFSLAGGVGKTSMVATLGRALSSMGEKVLLTDTTSHGLLPFYFGARELRPGVVRTFSPPPGSTDAPIYLVNYELDQKSNDQGTQEWVMDEIARNGQGAHRMVVDLSSGSGWLLRRLARLNPTVVVPVAPDMNSVISLQAVEKFFHGITDADGRPIRPSYVLNQFDASLPLHLDVREVMRQLVGDRLLPFSIRRNPAVSEALAEGMTVIDYAPSSPVSEDFLNVATWVRAATAPATAGFRGARWTER, encoded by the coding sequence ATGGATCCCAATAATCCGGAGCGGAGTGGCGAGCAGAAGGCGGCTGAAGAGACCCCGGAAGACGTCGCTGTTCTGTACTCGTGGGCGAACCTGCAAGGCGCCAAGTATCGTGATTTTTCTGCGTCGCGCCGTGAGTTTCGCGCTCAGATGAAGCACCGTGCGGCGGAAGTGGCTCGCGAGACCGAGGAAAAGGCCAAGGCGGATGCCGAAGAGGCCGCGCGCCGCGAGGAAGAGTCTGCACAGAGGCTGATTCAGGAGGCTGCGGACGCCGAAGAGGCGCAGAGGGCTACGGCTGCGGCCGAGGCCGCGCGCCAGGCTGAGAAGGCTGCGCAGGACCGGCTGGAAGCGGCTCGCCATGCGGAAGCTGCAGCGGCTGCCGAGGCGGCTGCCCGCCGTGCAGCGCGCGAGGCCGCAGAGGCGCATGCGCATGCCGAGATGCAGCAGCAGCGCTGGGAGGGCCATCAGGCTCAGCCGGTGGTACCGGGTGAGATCAGCGATCCGTATCTCAAGCCGTCACATGATGTCGAAATTGAGCATCACATTCACCGTCCGCATACCTCTTCCGGAGACCGTGCAGCAGCGTTGCGGCAGAGCTCGGCTATCCGGGCTGCGGTGCGTGTGCAGCCGGGCTTCTCGTCCGGTATGAAGAAGGTTCCGATTGTGGACCCGGTGACACCGCGGGAGCCGAAGTTTACCGCAGGCGAGCCGCCGGCACCGCAGGAGCCGCCGCGTCGTGGATACCATCCCGATGTCCCGACGGCGCAGATGGATGCTTATCGCGAGGAGCCGCGCTATGAGGCTCCGGCGCGCAACTTTATCCCTGCTCCTGAGCGTCCGCTGCAGCCGTATGACGACCGTCCGGCGGTGTTGCACCGCCACCTGGACGTGGTGGATGCTCCCGTGGAACCGGTCCGCAACTTTATTCCGCCTCCCCCGGCTGTCCAGCAGCATGAGGTGATGATTCCTCCGGTGCATGAGACGCCGGTGCGGAACTATGTGCAGCCGCAGGAGCGCATGGAGGCAATTCCGGAGAAGCACGAACCGGCGCCGCCGATGTATCGTCCGGCCCCGATCCGCCAGAGCGCGGTGGTGCCAGCGGCGCAGCGTGAGCCACAGCCGGTACGTCCGGCGTGGCTGTACGGGGATGACCGTGGAGCGCGTCCGCAGCCGGCTCTGCCAGAGCAGGCTCCGTTGCAGGTTCCTGATACGCTGCAGCATTCGCGCGAGCGTGTGGCTTCGCGATGGTTTGCCCTGAAGGGTGTGTTTGATCACACGCAGGAGCAGGTTGAGCCGCAGCCGGTGCGCAAGCAGGAGTACCGCATTCCTACGCTGGTAGTGTTCTCGCTGGCCGGCGGCGTGGGCAAGACGAGCATGGTGGCGACGCTGGGTCGTGCCTTGTCCAGCATGGGGGAAAAGGTTCTGCTGACGGATACCACCTCGCATGGCCTTCTGCCTTTCTACTTTGGAGCGCGCGAATTGCGCCCCGGAGTGGTGCGGACCTTCTCGCCGCCGCCGGGAAGCACGGATGCGCCGATCTACCTGGTGAACTACGAGCTGGACCAGAAGAGCAATGACCAGGGAACGCAGGAGTGGGTGATGGACGAGATTGCCCGCAATGGACAGGGTGCACATCGCATGGTGGTGGACCTGAGCTCCGGTTCCGGATGGCTGCTGCGCCGCCTGGCCCGGCTGAACCCGACGGTGGTGGTTCCCGTGGCGCCGGATATGAACTCGGTGATCAGCCTGCAGGCGGTGGAGAAGTTCTTCCACGGTATTACGGACGCGGACGGACGTCCGATCCGGCCAAGCTATGTGCTGAACCAGTTCGACGCTTCGTTGCCGCTGCACCTGGATGTGCGCGAGGTGATGCGTCAGCTGGTGGGCGACCGTCTGCTGCCGTTCTCGATCCGCCGCAACCCGGCGGTGAGCGAGGCGCTGGCAGAAGGAATGACGGTGATTGACTATGCGCCGTCGAGCCCGGTTTCAGAGGACTTTTTGAATGTGGCAACGTGGGTGCGTGCGGCGACCGCGCCGGCGACGGCAGGATTTCGCGGAGCAAGGTGGACTGAGCGATGA
- a CDS encoding ATP-grasp domain-containing protein, with protein MDDVRQTVLCISSYEKGKAFLREAAALGCDVVLLTAEKLKDASWPREALADLWLMPDRLTPEQVLNTVTYHARHRRIDRVVALDEFDLEAAALIREHMRLPGMGQSTTRFFRDKLAMRQRAQRAGVLVPEFTPVLHYDDLREFMASVPGPWVLKPRSSASAIGIRKIHQPQHLWPVLEELGDEQSHYLLERFVPGEVFHVDGVTWKQQVRMSAVHQYGAPPMKVMHEGGVFTTRSIHRDSLDARMLTEIHEGLVPALGMMSGVTHTEFIKAEDDGEFYFLETAARVGGAYISDVIEHSTGTNLWREWARIEVASMRDAKYDLPRQKGLYAGSVLCLAKMPEPDLSGFDAPEVVDRLKHHHHAGLIVASESAERVNVLVKQYAGEFLERFCATAPAPADRPTA; from the coding sequence ATGGACGACGTCAGGCAGACGGTTCTATGCATCAGCAGCTATGAGAAGGGCAAGGCGTTTTTACGCGAAGCGGCGGCGCTGGGCTGCGATGTCGTGCTGCTGACAGCGGAGAAGCTGAAAGACGCATCGTGGCCCCGGGAGGCGCTGGCTGACCTGTGGCTGATGCCGGACCGGTTGACGCCGGAGCAGGTTCTGAACACGGTCACCTACCATGCGCGGCACCGGCGGATTGACCGAGTGGTGGCCCTGGATGAGTTTGACCTGGAGGCGGCAGCGCTGATCCGCGAGCATATGCGGTTGCCGGGGATGGGGCAGTCGACCACCCGGTTTTTCCGCGACAAGCTGGCGATGCGCCAGAGGGCGCAGCGGGCAGGCGTGCTGGTGCCGGAGTTTACCCCGGTGCTGCACTATGACGATCTGCGTGAGTTCATGGCCAGCGTTCCGGGGCCGTGGGTGCTGAAGCCGCGATCGAGCGCCTCGGCGATCGGGATACGGAAGATTCATCAGCCTCAGCATCTGTGGCCGGTTCTGGAAGAGCTGGGGGATGAGCAGAGCCATTACCTGCTGGAGCGGTTTGTACCCGGTGAGGTTTTCCATGTGGACGGCGTGACCTGGAAGCAGCAGGTGCGGATGAGCGCGGTGCACCAGTATGGAGCTCCACCGATGAAGGTGATGCATGAGGGCGGCGTGTTTACGACGCGCTCTATCCATCGTGACAGCCTGGACGCGCGTATGCTGACGGAGATCCACGAGGGACTGGTCCCGGCGCTGGGTATGATGAGCGGCGTCACGCACACGGAATTTATCAAGGCCGAAGATGATGGGGAGTTTTACTTCCTGGAAACGGCGGCACGCGTGGGCGGAGCCTATATCTCGGACGTGATTGAACACTCGACGGGAACGAACCTGTGGCGGGAGTGGGCACGGATCGAGGTGGCATCGATGCGTGACGCCAAGTATGACCTGCCCCGTCAAAAGGGGCTTTACGCGGGAAGCGTACTGTGCCTGGCGAAGATGCCGGAGCCGGACCTGTCAGGCTTTGATGCGCCGGAGGTTGTAGACAGGCTGAAGCACCATCACCATGCCGGATTGATTGTGGCGTCAGAGAGCGCCGAGCGGGTGAATGTGCTGGTAAAGCAGTATGCGGGGGAGTTCCTGGAGCGTTTTTGCGCGACGGCTCCTGCTCCGGCAGACCGACCAACGGCGTAA
- the rfaD gene encoding ADP-glyceromanno-heptose 6-epimerase: MIIVTGGAGFIGSNLIHELNRAGEKDILLVDNFAPAPNWSGPKFLNLWGADYSDYMDKREFREALNAGDLDSVKIKAILHQGACSNTLEDDGQYMMDNNFTYSKELLHFATDRKIPLVYASTAATYGLSENFTPTKENEKPLNIYGYSKLVFDNYVRQRMDSFESTVVGLRYFNVYGPRERHKGRMASVMQHFSKQLKQTGEIRMFEGTGTYGDGEQLRDFVFVKDLARINMFFGGLLPESPKQPVKAVVNAGTGKARTFKDVAKALMAVHGEGKITFVPFPADLHGRYQHFTEADVTGLRAAGYTDAMTDLEEGVKQTFAEEPLQL; the protein is encoded by the coding sequence TTGATTATCGTCACGGGTGGTGCGGGGTTTATCGGAAGCAACCTGATTCATGAACTGAACCGGGCTGGCGAAAAAGACATCCTGCTGGTAGACAACTTTGCGCCTGCGCCGAACTGGAGCGGTCCGAAGTTTTTGAACCTGTGGGGAGCGGATTACTCCGACTACATGGACAAGCGCGAGTTCCGCGAGGCGCTGAATGCGGGCGACCTGGACAGCGTGAAGATCAAGGCGATTCTGCACCAGGGCGCCTGCTCGAACACGCTGGAAGACGATGGGCAGTACATGATGGACAACAACTTCACGTACTCCAAGGAACTGCTGCACTTTGCTACCGACCGGAAGATTCCCCTGGTGTATGCGTCGACCGCGGCGACCTATGGGTTGAGCGAGAACTTTACGCCGACCAAGGAAAACGAGAAGCCGCTGAACATTTACGGCTACTCGAAGCTGGTGTTTGATAACTATGTCCGCCAGCGGATGGACAGTTTCGAGTCGACGGTGGTGGGCCTGCGGTACTTCAACGTGTACGGCCCGCGAGAGCGCCACAAGGGCCGCATGGCCAGCGTGATGCAGCACTTCTCCAAGCAGCTGAAGCAGACCGGCGAAATCCGGATGTTTGAGGGTACGGGGACGTATGGCGATGGTGAACAGCTGCGCGACTTTGTCTTTGTGAAGGATCTTGCGCGGATCAACATGTTCTTTGGCGGGCTGCTGCCGGAAAGCCCGAAGCAGCCCGTGAAGGCCGTGGTGAATGCCGGAACCGGCAAGGCGCGGACTTTCAAGGATGTGGCCAAGGCACTGATGGCCGTGCATGGCGAGGGCAAGATCACTTTCGTGCCGTTCCCGGCGGACCTGCATGGACGCTACCAGCACTTTACGGAGGCCGATGTCACGGGCCTGCGCGCGGCTGGATACACCGACGCGATGACGGACCTGGAAGAGGGCGTGAAGCAGACCTTTGCAGAGGAGCCGCTGCAGCTTTAG